Proteins encoded by one window of Thunnus thynnus chromosome 3, fThuThy2.1, whole genome shotgun sequence:
- the LOC137180247 gene encoding caspase recruitment domain-containing protein 18-like isoform X2, which yields MKVQDQQKREVWKYHIKLTGSCSTSISASSSPPPATQPSASQPTWFPVTAEEGGLDPRRENLQRSLSGDKERRLLSVRTEFIGRVSSSVVKDLLDALLQHRVINNREMESIQIMPSRADKARELIDTVLKKGNRACEILMDTFCEVDPFVSTMLNLQ from the exons ATGAAAGTCCAAGACCAACAGAAAAGAGAAGTTTGGAAGTATCACATTAAATTGACTG GTTCATGTTCAACTTCAATATCAGCCTCAAGCTCACCTCCCCCGGCAACCCAGCCCTCAGCCAGTCAACCAACCTGGTTCCCAGTCACAGCTGAAGAAGGAG GTCTTGACCCAAGGAGGGAAAATCTACAAAGGAGTCTCTCAGGGGACAAAGAGAGGAGGCTGCTCTCTGTTCGGACAGAGTTTATTGGCAGAGTGTCCAGTTCTGTTGTAAAAGACCTGCTGGATGCACTTCTGCAACACAGGGTTATCAACAACAGAGAAATGGAGTCGATCCAGATAATGCCCAGCAGAGCAGACAAAGCACGAGAGCTGATTGACACAGTGCTAAAAAAGGGCAATCGGGCTTGTGAAATTCTAATGGATACCTTCTGTGAGGTAGATCCATTTGTTTCTACAATGCTGAACTTACAATGA
- the LOC137180247 gene encoding uncharacterized protein isoform X1, with translation MDPNTTLDLFKDKKDVMKEPSSSGGRKSRHVISSSVGHSPYQKRPSKAEQSPSKDTTRDNSCLALDPNINPDLSEDNKDVMTFEQLIQTHSLNRRFPSQDTSVDDSHLTQDANTGQDKDKTEASSHFTLELLKEPGAISYRFMFNFNISLKLTSPGNPALSQSTNLVPSHS, from the exons ATGGATCCAAACACAACGCTTGACCTCTTTAAGGACAAGAAAGATGTGATGAAG GAGCCATCAAGTTCTGGAGGACGTAAAAGCAGACATGTTATCAGCTCTTCAGTAGG tcATTCACCATATCAGAAAAGACCATCAAAAGCAGAACAATCTCCATCAAAAGATACTACTAGGG ACAACTCTTGTCTCGCACTGGATCCAAACATAAATCCTGATCTGTCTGAGGACAATAAAGATGTGATGACATTTGAGCAGCTCATCCAGACACATTCATTG AATAGACGATTTCCATCACAAGATACTTCTGTGG atgACTCTCATCTCACACAGGATGCAAACACAGGACAAGATAAGGACAAAACAGAG GCCTCATCACACTTTACACTTGAACTGTTAAAGGAACCTGGAGCCATTTCATACAG GTTCATGTTCAACTTCAATATCAGCCTCAAGCTCACCTCCCCCGGCAACCCAGCCCTCAGCCAGTCAACCAACCTGGTTCCCAGTCACAGCTGA